The proteins below come from a single Bactrocera dorsalis isolate Fly_Bdor chromosome 5, ASM2337382v1, whole genome shotgun sequence genomic window:
- the LOC105232661 gene encoding uncharacterized protein LOC105232661, with product MNFCIIYSFVIIVLTLVDASTIPTSNHDSNTEDLNIFGTKVSDLKSIGQVKRDTSLSYAATNIDSKEGTRVKTITVIKNHSGKNNGKLVINPNLHKNEDWANAFRDNFDTYGGIPDVPDIDELFDFVKNKPKDDKNGDKKEVSNLKPKDVARKENAKPTTDASSEIEATTTPIVVKIKGDAEVIPGLKKNQTNARSLSLGMNKELTREPLTNPNYTSPDKPKNIYFEKYIQDVSRGYDYPKPCPQGGKGVVSITNPSSGRSYDIPVSEDSPGTPYIAPSITKKTQVPGSQPQNSTQNIASTFVRPNFSVNSILPSLQPTSPNPTSQDQGGSFYTSQRPYVAPNLRSGFNANGVTTPRTLYRSDIGTYRGNSFLLGANRANLARSRGLKYR from the exons ATGAACTTTTGCATT ATATATTCCTTCGTAATAATAGTACTCACACTTGTTGATGCATCTACCATACCTACAAGTAATCATGATTCAAACACTGAAGATTTAAACATCTTTGGCACAAAGGTCAGCGATCTAAAATCTATCGGTCAAGTTAAGAGGGACACAAGCCTGAGCTATGCAGCTACAAACATTGATTCCAAGGAAGGGACACGAGTAAAAACTATAACTGTTATTAAAAATCACAGTGGGAAAAACAATGGGAAATTAGTAATTAAtccaaatttgcataaaaatgagGACTGGGCAAATGCTTTTAGAGACAATTTCGATACCTATGGCGGTATACCAGACGTACCAGATATCGATGAACtttttgattttgtaaaaaataaacctAAAGATGATAAAAATGGGGATAAGAAAGAAGTTTCCAATTTAAAACCTAAGGACGTTGCAAGGAAGGAAAACGCCAAGCCAACTACAGATGCTTCATCAGAGATTGAGGCTACTACCACTCCAATAGTGGTAAAGATTAAGGGTGATGCAGAGGTAATACCAGGATTAAAAAAGAATCAAACAAATGCACGTTCGCTATCATTGGGTATGAATAAAGAGTTAACGCGTGAACCGTTAACTAATCCAAATTATACTTCACCGGATAAACCGAAGAACATTTATTTTGAGAAATACATACAGGATGTTTCGAGAGGTTATGATTACCCCAAACCTTGTCCCCAAGGTGGAAAAGGTGTTGTTAGTATTACAAACCCATCTTCGGGACGTTCCTACGATATTCCAGTATCAGAAGATTCACCAGGCACGCCTTACATAGCGCCCTCCATCACTAAGAAAACTCAGGTGCCTGGATCTCAACCGCAGAACAGCACACAAAACATAGCATCTACTTTTGTGCGGCCGAATTTTTCCGTTAACTCCATCTTACCTTCACTTCAACCAACGTCTCCGAATCCAACAAGTCAGGATCAAGGAGGGAGCTTTTACACCAGTCAACGGCCATATGTTGCACCCAATCTACGGAGTGGCTTTAATGCTAATGGTGTCACGACACCTCGAACATTATATAGAAGTGATATTGGCACCTATCGGGGAAATTCGTTTTTATTAGGTGCAAATAGGGCGAATTTAGCCAGATCACGTGGTTTAAAGTATCGATAA
- the LOC125775339 gene encoding odorant receptor 43b-like, with protein MRKLSDLLYGRGALKFETNESFQLLFQCWSLVGIKPLKLYRLRGMLHMCCCWFLLLLCPFTFFMGYLHTLETEPITIQLSILQAIFNILGLPMKAIVITILLTHLRSAETIFSRLDARYQSIASREQIKNCVIISTRLLSSVIFVFHFYGSATYLQALLTNGYPLNTWLPFTDYIPQPTIRYWAHFIFEVFHLIFLLTVQATMDAFPAVYIRNLRTHLNLLTERVSHLGENAELTEEEHFEELVDCIVTHQELLEAKNIVESVCSITLFIQFVIVAVALCVSMLNFFVFADRQQQVVTVTYYLGVMLQIMPTCYQASMIEADSAKLPDAIFHCNWLAMDKRCRKLIIYFIHRAQEDITFVALKLFNINLTTNLSIVKFAFSLYTWMSNMGFGQNLKDLLE; from the exons ATGCGCAAACTCTCCGATTTATTATATGGACGTGGCGCTTTGAAGTTTGAGACCAATGAATCGTTCCAGCTTTTATTTCAATGTTGGTCACTTGTCGGTATTAAGCCATTAAAGCTGTACAGATTGCGTGGCATGCTGCACATGTGCTGCTGTTGGTTTTTACTTCTCCTGTGTCCGTTTACCTTCTTCATGGGTTATCTGCACACTTTGGAAACTGAGCCTATAACTATTCAACTTAGCATTTTGCAAGCAATATTCAATattctaggactgccaatgaaGGCGATTGTCATTACAATTTTGCTAACGCATCTGCGAAGCGCCGAGACGATCTTTTCACGTTTGGATGCACGCTACCAGAGCATCGCGAGTCGGGAGCagataaaaaattgtgttatcaTCAGCACACGCTTACTCAGCAGCGTCATAtttgtgtttcatttttatggCAGCGCCACATATCTCCAAGCGCTGCTCACAAATGGTTATCCACTGAATACATGGTTGCCATTCACCGACTATATCCCTCAGCCAACCATAAGATATTGGGCGCATTTTATTTTCGAGGTTTTTCACTTGATTTTCCTATTGACGGTACAAGCCACAATGGATGCGTTCCCGGCAGTTTATATACGAAATTTGCGCACACACTTAAATCTGTTGACGGAACGCGTTAGTCATTTGGGCGAGAATGCAGAGCTTACTGAGGAAGAGCACTTTGAGGAATTGGTGGATTGCATTGTTACCCATCAGGAATTGTTGGA ggcgaaaaatattgttgaatccGTCTGCTCGATAAcattatttattcaatttgtGATTGTTGCCGTAGCACTCTGCGTTTCGATGctaaattttttcgtatttgcCGATCGCCAACAGCAGGTGGTGACGGTAACCTACTATTTAGGCGTCATGTTGCAGATCATGCCCACATGTTATCAAGCGTCAATGATAGAAGCTGACAGTGCCAAGTTGCCCGACGCCATTTTCCATTGCAATTGGTTGGCCATGGACAAGCGTTGCCGCAAGCTCATCATCTATTTCATTCATCGTGCACAGGAGGACATCACCTTTGTTGCACTCAAACTCTTCAACATCAATCTGACTACTAACCTGTCG ATTGTCAAATTTGCGTTTTCATTATACACATGGATGAGCAACATGGGCTTTGGGCAGAATTTAAAGGATCTATTGGAATGA
- the LOC105232659 gene encoding transmembrane protein 184B isoform X1, producing the protein MNSVVSSTAPSTTSFIDPNGTTAAAIAVAASTMTESTTLKPSIVVQAKPMPSPIDPLSHVGDGIFLQTKTAQGLATVFVWVALFITCQQIYQHLRWYTNPQEQRWIVRILFIVPMYATYSWISLFFFNSDNVYVYFFTVRDCYEAFVIYSFLSLCYEYLGGEGNIMSEIRGKPIKSSCLYGTCCLKGKTYTIGFLRFCKQATLQFCLVKPLVAFIIIFLQAFGHYHDGDWSANGGYIYITVIYNISVSLALYGLYLFYFATRDLLTPFEPVLKFCTIKSVIFLSFWQGVMLAILEKAKVISPIVDSVGTVTSAGTVSAGYQNFFICIEMLFAAIALRYAFPYQVYARSCIADGQGRSVTMQSISSSLKETMNPKDIMTDAIHNFHPQYQQYTQYSSGGKNSRGIRVSSYDPDEPNATHHGNSNNTGGNSGTMSSLGNTSQGTPGGSIAGCIASKTLGNQRKFMPGGQRVATISQNYNEKTMLLSSDDEYQ; encoded by the exons ATGAACAGCGTTGTGAGCAGCACAGCGCCAAGTACAACGAGCTTCATTGACCCGAATGGCACAACAGCAGCCGCCATCGCAGTTGCCGCATCGACGATGACCGAATCGACCACGCTGAAACCGAGTATCGTTGTACAAGCCAAACCAATGCCGTCGCCCATTGATCCGCTCAGTCACGTCGGTGATGGTATCTTCCTGCAAACAAAAACCGCCCAAGGACTTGCGACCGTCTTCGTGTGGGTGGCACTATTTATCACATGCCAACAG ATTTATCAACATCTTCGTTGGTACACAAATCCACAGGAGCAGCGCTGGATAGTGCGCATCCTTTTCATTGTGCCCATGTATGCGACATACTCATGGATCAGTTTGTTTTTCTTCAATTCGGataatgtgtatgtgtacttCTTTACCGTGCGCGATTGCTACGAAG CTTTTGTCATCTACAGTTTCTTGTCGCTGTGCTATGAGTACCTTGGTGGCGAGGGCAATATCATGTCCGAGATACGCGGCAAGCCCATCAAGAGCTCGTGTCTGTATGGCACCTGCTGTCTGAAGGGCAAGACGTATACAATCGGTTTCCTGCGCTTTTGCAAGCAGGCCACATTGCAATTCTGCTTGGTGAAGCCGCTGGTGGCATTCATTATTATATTCCTGCAAGCCTTTGGCCACTACCATGATGGTGATTGGAG CGCAAACGGTGGCTACATTTACATTACAGTTATCTATAATATATCCGTGTCTCTTGCCCTCTACGGTCTATACTTATTCTACTTCGCTACGCGTGATTTACTCACACCATTCGAGCCTGTATTGAAGTTTTGTACAATCAAATCGGTTATTTTCTTATCGTTTTGGCAAG GTGTTATGTTGGCCATTTTGGAAAAGGCCAAGGTCATCTCGCCAATTGTGGACAGCGTCGGCACTGTCACCTCAGCTGGTACTGTTTCGGCGGGCTATCAAAACTTCTTCATTTGTATTGAAATGTTGTTTGCTGCGATTGCCTTGCGCTATGCATTCCCCTATCAG GTTTACGCGCGCAGCTGCATTGCCGATGGCCAAGGTCGCTCTGTTACCATGCAATCAATTTCAAGCAGTCTTAAA GAAACTATGAATCCCAAGGATATTATGACAGATGCTATACACAATTTCCATCCACAATACCAACAGTACACGCAATACAGTTCCG GTGGTAAAAATTCGCGTGGTATACGCGTCTCTTCCTACGATCCGGACGAACCGAATGCCACACATCAcggcaatagcaacaacacagGCGGCAATAGCGGCACAATGAGCAGTTTGGGCAACACCAGCCAAGGCACACCAGGTGGCAGCATCGCCGGCTGCATCGCTTCGAAAACCTTGGGCAATCAACGGAAATTCATGCCCGGCGGCCAACGGGTCGCCACAATCAGCCAGAACTATAACGAGAAGACGATGCTGCTGAGCAGCGATGATGAGTACCAGTAA
- the LOC105232659 gene encoding transmembrane protein 184B isoform X2 has protein sequence MNSVVSSTAPSTTSFIDPNGTTAAAIAVAASTMTESTTLKPSIVVQAKPMPSPIDPLSHVGDGIFLQTKTAQGLATVFVWVALFITCQQIYQHLRWYTNPQEQRWIVRILFIVPMYATYSWISLFFFNSDNVYVYFFTVRDCYEAFVIYSFLSLCYEYLGGEGNIMSEIRGKPIKSSCLYGTCCLKGKTYTIGFLRFCKQATLQFCLVKPLVAFIIIFLQAFGHYHDGDWSANGGYIYITVIYNISVSLALYGLYLFYFATRDLLTPFEPVLKFCTIKSVIFLSFWQGVMLAILEKAKVISPIVDSVGTVTSAGTVSAGYQNFFICIEMLFAAIALRYAFPYQVYARSCIADGQGRSVTMQSISSSLKETMNPKDIMTDAIHNFHPQYQQYTQYSSEVTSSQRYEKL, from the exons ATGAACAGCGTTGTGAGCAGCACAGCGCCAAGTACAACGAGCTTCATTGACCCGAATGGCACAACAGCAGCCGCCATCGCAGTTGCCGCATCGACGATGACCGAATCGACCACGCTGAAACCGAGTATCGTTGTACAAGCCAAACCAATGCCGTCGCCCATTGATCCGCTCAGTCACGTCGGTGATGGTATCTTCCTGCAAACAAAAACCGCCCAAGGACTTGCGACCGTCTTCGTGTGGGTGGCACTATTTATCACATGCCAACAG ATTTATCAACATCTTCGTTGGTACACAAATCCACAGGAGCAGCGCTGGATAGTGCGCATCCTTTTCATTGTGCCCATGTATGCGACATACTCATGGATCAGTTTGTTTTTCTTCAATTCGGataatgtgtatgtgtacttCTTTACCGTGCGCGATTGCTACGAAG CTTTTGTCATCTACAGTTTCTTGTCGCTGTGCTATGAGTACCTTGGTGGCGAGGGCAATATCATGTCCGAGATACGCGGCAAGCCCATCAAGAGCTCGTGTCTGTATGGCACCTGCTGTCTGAAGGGCAAGACGTATACAATCGGTTTCCTGCGCTTTTGCAAGCAGGCCACATTGCAATTCTGCTTGGTGAAGCCGCTGGTGGCATTCATTATTATATTCCTGCAAGCCTTTGGCCACTACCATGATGGTGATTGGAG CGCAAACGGTGGCTACATTTACATTACAGTTATCTATAATATATCCGTGTCTCTTGCCCTCTACGGTCTATACTTATTCTACTTCGCTACGCGTGATTTACTCACACCATTCGAGCCTGTATTGAAGTTTTGTACAATCAAATCGGTTATTTTCTTATCGTTTTGGCAAG GTGTTATGTTGGCCATTTTGGAAAAGGCCAAGGTCATCTCGCCAATTGTGGACAGCGTCGGCACTGTCACCTCAGCTGGTACTGTTTCGGCGGGCTATCAAAACTTCTTCATTTGTATTGAAATGTTGTTTGCTGCGATTGCCTTGCGCTATGCATTCCCCTATCAG GTTTACGCGCGCAGCTGCATTGCCGATGGCCAAGGTCGCTCTGTTACCATGCAATCAATTTCAAGCAGTCTTAAA GAAACTATGAATCCCAAGGATATTATGACAGATGCTATACACAATTTCCATCCACAATACCAACAGTACACGCAATACAGTTCCG AAGTTACCTCGTCTCAACGttatgaaaaactttaa